A segment of the Bacillus pseudomycoides genome:
TAATAAAAAATGTAGTATGTTCACCACTGGTCTTCACTCACTTCATATATCCTGTTCTACTGAATTCTTCGCTATCCTTTTCTATGGACCGTTATCAAAAGAACCCGATTGGTGAGGGCTGAGCATCAGTAGGAACGAGAAACTCTCCCACCGACAAGAATTTTACTTTGCTTATTTTTTCTTAATCCATGAATCATCTTTTTATTGTATGACCACATGAATAACAGTGATTGTACGGATGTCCCCTGTTTATCCTATTCTCAACAACTTGACAATTAAAATAAAGATATTATATTCTTTTACAGTGATAACTTACAAAATGTAAGTGATTTTTTACATGTGGTATTTTTTGTGAATCCACATAAAACTTTGGAGGTATATTATGACACAGCAAGATTTCTTTACTGTTTTATATGAACGAACATCTAATCGCGCATTCAATCCTGAAAAAGAAATTTCAAAAGAGGAATTACAAGAAATTTTGAAAGCGGCTGCCCAAGCACCATCAGCTTGGAACTTACAACATTGGAAGTTTCTTGTTTTCCAAGGTAAAGATGTACAAAGCCGTTTACATCCAATCGCTTATAATCAACAACAAATTCTTGATGCCTCTGCAGTAGTAGCTATTTTAGGTGATTTAGAAGCAAATAAAAACGTCGATCCTGTATATGGACCAATCGTAGAGCAAGGATTTATGAAAGGAGAGGCCAAAGAACGTTTGGCACAAAATATTGAATCTGCATATAAACGTGAACAATATCCACGAGATGCAGCCTTCTCTAACGCATCCCTAGCAGCAATGCAACTTATGCTTGCAGCAAAAGCAACAGGCTGGGATACTTGCGCAATCGGTGGCTTTAATCCACAAGCACTAATGGAAGAATTTAATGTTTCTTCTCGTTATGTACCAATCATGCTAATTACAATTGGTGAATCTACATTAAAAGGACATCCAGCACCACGTATGAATGTCGACCAAGTAGCTGAATGGGTAAAATAAAGTGAAACTTTAATCAGTGGAAGTTTCTCCATCCCCACTGATTATCAACCCTCACTAATCGGACTTTTACGGGCAGCTGATCCCCCATCTAACTTCTTTGCCTTTGCTGAATTTTGAAGTGGGGGTCTTACTGCCCACAAATAGTGGGATAAACCTTTACTAACTATGAATACTCAGATAAAAACGAAGGCTAGCGTCCCTTCGTTTTTATTTTTATGTCATCTCTCTGTAATAACTCTAAAAAAAAATCGACATGACACAATAAACCCAACTTAACCTCCCTCTAATACCTGCTTAAAGATGACGTATTATGTCGAATGTTGTTCCTAACTTGAAATAGAGGGGGTGTTTTTTTGTTACAATTATGATACAATAGTAACAAATAGATAACAAGAGAGGGATTTTCATTGAATTCATATGGAAGCTTTATTGCATTTTTAAGCTATACCGTAACTGTACTGCTTCTATACTTTATTGGAGATGCCACAAATATTACAATGCTACAATTCCCAAAAGAAAAAGCACTACAGCTAGAAGAAGGACTACATATCTCACAATCTATCGTACCATTACTGTTGGCTCTTCCCGTATATGCAATCGTTTTATATAAAAGTAAAAAAGTGTAGAGGATACCTCGTTATAAATGAAGGTGTCTTTTTTCTATGCATCCAGTTATTCGCGAATAGTCAGAACTCACCTATAGATTCTTATCCATTCAAAGATGATAAATACGAGATAACTCCCCATAAAATTCCGATTCTTGAATAAAGAAAAAACACTAATACAAGTTGCGCTCTATCTCTCCCTGTCATTTACCCTTATCCAAATACCATTAAGTAACAAATACCCATCTGGTTATTTAAAATAAGAAAATATCCCAGTAAAAATTCCACGATCTGTCTAGTCACTACATATGGAACTTACATACATTATAAGTGTGAAGGGGGTGAAGAATTATGTTTGGATCTTTTGGATGTCGTGACGACTTTAGAGATTGTCATCGTGACTGTCATCGTCATCGTGACTGTGATCGTGACAGAGACAGAGATAGAGACAGAGATAGAGATAGAGACAAAGAAGATTTTCATAAAAGAACACCAGTATGTAATGTCCTTAGAAACATTGCAATAGGAACAGAAATTTCTCTTTTAACTATTAAAGGTAACGTTACTTTCAGAAATGTTATTTTTGAAGGGTTTTCTAACGGCGTTGCTCTTTTCTCCGCTTTAGATACGGGAGATGACAAAGATGATAAAGATGATAAAAATAACATGAACACAAGTAAATTCACAGGTATTTTACGTGTTTGCCCAGAGGATATCATAGCAATCGCTATCTAATTCTAGTTCCTATCCTCAAAGTTACAAAAATCACATCTAAATTTAGTATAAAAAAACCTGAGACCGATTTCAATCGGCTCAGGTTTTCTTTTATTATTAGATACTTTTAACTAATGTAACAACTTCTTCAGCAGTTGACATTGTTAATGCTTTTTGTGCTAACTCTTCCATTTGCGCTTTTGACAACTTGCTTAGTTGTGTTCTTGCAGGAAGGATAGATGTTGCACTCATGCTGAATTCATCTAAACCTAATCCAAGTAATAATGGGATTGCAAGTGAATCTCCTGCCATCTCACCACACATACCAGCCCATTTGCCTTCTTTATGAGCAGCATCGATAACCATTTTTACAAGACGTAAGATAGATGGATTATACGGTTGGTATAGGTAAGATACACGTTCATTCATACGATCAGCAGCCATTGTGTATTGGATTAAGTCATTTGTTCCGATAGAGAAGAAATCAACTTCTTTAGCAAACTGATCTGCTAATACTGCAGAAGCAGGGATTTCAACCATCATACCTACTTCAATATCTTCAGAAACAGTTGTACCAGCTTGAACAAGTCTTTCTTTCTCTTCTAATAAAATCGCTTTTGCTTGACGGAATTCATCAAGAGTGGCAATCATTGGGAACATAATTTTCAAATTACCATATACGCTCGCACGAAGTAATGCACGAAGTTGTGTACGGAACACATCTTGTTCTTCAAGGCATAAGCGAATTGCACGGTAACCTAAGAATGGGTTCATTTCTTTTGGTAAATGTAAGTATGGAAGTTCTTTATCTCCACCAATGTCAAGTGTACGAACAACAACTGGTTGATCTGCTTTTACACCTTCAAGAACTGCTTTATACGCTTCGAACTGCTCTTCTTCTGTTGGAAGATTGTCACGACCCATGTATAAGAATTCTGTACGGTATAACCCAACGCCTTCTCCACCATTGTCGATGATACCTTGTACATCATTTGGCGTTCCGATGTTTGCAACAAGCTCAACATGATGTCCATCACTTGTTACAGTTGCTTGATCTTTTAATTTCGCCCATTCAGCTTTTTGTTCTTCGAATTTTGCTTTCTTTTCTTCGAAAGTACGAAGAGTTTCTTCAGATGGGTTCACAATTACTTCTCCATCTAGACCGTCGATGATTACGATATCGCCGTTTTGAATTTTCTCCATAACAACTTTCGTACCAACAACAGCTGGAATTTCCATAGAACGAGCCATAATTGCAGAGTGGGATGTACGTCCACCAATATCAGTTGTGAAACCTTTTGCATACTGACGGTTTAATTGTGCTGTATCGGATGGTGTTAAATCTTCAGCAATAATGATTACTTCTTCAGAAATTGTACTTGGGTTTGAAAAGTTGATTCCTAGCAAATGTGCAAGAACGCGTTTTGTTACGTCGCGAATATCCGCTGCACGCTCTTTCATATATTCATTATCCATGTTTTCAAACATAGTAATGAACATTGATGCAACTTCATCCATTGCAAATTCAGCATTTACTTTTTCATTATTTACTTTATCTTTTACTGGATTTACTAGTTCTGGATCATTCAATACTAGTAAATGTGCTTCAAAGATAGCAGCTTTATCAGCACCAAGCTCAGCAAAAGCATGGTCTTTAATTGCTTCTAGTTCAGATTTAGCTTTCTCAAGCGCAGCGTCTAAGCGTGCAATTTCTGCAGCTTCGTTCGTAATCGTTTTCTTTCCAATGTTAAATTCAGGATTTTCAAGTCTGAAAGCCTTCGCAATAGCAATCCCACTTGATGCAGCGATCCCTTGAATATTAAGAGTCATTATTCTCCTAATCCTTCGTTTTTCATAGTTTCTTCGATAGCTGCTAGTGCTTGAGCTGCATCATCACCATTTGCAGTGATTTTAATTTCTGCGCCTTGTTGAATACCTAAAGACATAACACCCATGATTGATTTTAAATTAACGTTTTTGCCGTTATATTCTAAGTTAATATCAGCACCAAATTTGCTTGCAGTGTTTACAAGTAAAGTTGCTGGACGAGCATGAATTCCTGAGTCACTAGTTACTTTAAAGATTTTTTCCATAATAATTTATCTCCTTTAAATACAGTATTTTTTCAGTTGTATAGACGTGAGTACTACATCATCTATTGTATATAATAGGCGATGTTCGGTCAACCACATCGCCTATTATAATTATAAACATTTTGCGTCAATTTCTTACTGAATGTCAATAATATCGGCTTCGCCTTTCTTGACATTGCCTTCTTTTTTCAATTCAACTTGTTGTCCTTGCCCTAAATTCGTAAAAATAATTGGTGTAATAATAGATGGTGCATTTTCTTTTACAAATGCGATATCTACTTTCAATAATGGTTGTCCTTGTTTCACTTTATCACCTTGCGTGACAAGTGCTTCAAAACCTTCACCATTTAATTTTACAGTATCAATACCGAAGTGAATTAAAACTTCTTTTCCACCTTCAGATTGAATACCAATTGCATGTTTAGTTGGGAAGACATTAACAATCTCACCGTCAACTGGAGAAACTACCGTTCCTTCTGATGGCTCAATTGCAAATCCATCTCCCATCATTTTTCCTGAAAATACTTGATCAGGTACTTCTGTAATTGGTAGAAGTTTCCCTTCAATTGGAGATACAATTGTTTCATTTGCATCTGCTTTTTGTACAGTTTCTTCTACTTTTACAGGTTCTTCTTTTTCAATATGAGGCGTGCGACCTGACATAATATCATGAATTTGTGATTTTAATGTGTCAGATTTTGGTCCAAAAATAGCTTGAATGTTATTTCCTACTTCAAGCACTCCTGCGGCCCCAAGTTCTTTCAAACGATCTTTGTTTACATTTTTTTGTTCGTTAACTTGAACACGTAAACGTGTAATACAAGCGTCTAAAGAAGCAATATTCTCTTTACCACCTAGCGCTACTAATACTTCGCGTGGAAGTTCGCCTGCTTCTGTTTTTCCTGCACCATCAGTATCTGTTGTTACTTCACGACCAGGTGTTTTTAAATCCCATTTGCGGATTGCAAAGCGGAATCCGAAGTAGTAAATAACTGCAAGAATAAGACCTACTACAATTACCCACCACCATGGCGTGCGGTTTTGAAGAACACCGAATAACATAAAATCAATTAAACCACCAGAGAATGTCATCCCGATTTTAACACCTAGAATATGCATTGTCATAAACGATAAACCAGCAAATACAGCATGAATTCCGAATAATACTGGTGCTACGAATAAGAATGAAAATTCAAGCGGTTCTGTAATACCTGTTAAGAAAGATGTTAATGCAGCAGATCCTAAAATACCAGCTGCTAATTTTTTGTTTTCTGGACGCGCTTCATGATACATTGCTAAAGCTGCTGCCGGAAGACCAAACATCATGAATGGATACTTACCTGTTGTAAATGTACCCGCTGTTAATTCTACACCGTCTTTTAACTGTGCCATAAAGATTTTTTGGTCACCGCGAATTAACTCGCCTGCTGCATTCGTATATTGACCAAATTCAAACCAGAATGGCGAATAGAAAATGTGATGTAGTCCAAATGGAATTAATGAGCGTTCAATTAATCCAAAAACAAATGCTGCTAACGTTTTGTTTGCATCAATCATTTGATGTGAGAACGTATTTAAACCACCTTGAATCGTTGGCCAAATGAAACACATTAAAATCCCTAATAATAAAGAGAATGCTGCTGTTGCAATCGGTACGAAACGCTTACCTGCAAAGAAACCTAAGTATGATGGCAATTCAATGTTGAAGTATTTATTATAGCAATATGCCGCTAATATCCCGACGATAATACCACCGAATACTCCTGTTTGTAGTGTCGGAATCCCTAATACATTTGCATACGCAGGATCAGCAAAACCGATTTTAACTGGATCAGATCCAGTGCTTGTTACTTTTACTAGCTTGTCTACTTCTAAGAACACACTCATCGTTTTGTTCATAATTAAGTAGCCAACGAATGCCGCTAATCCAGCTACTCCGTCTCCATTCGCTAGACCAATCGCTACCCCAACTGCAAATAATAACGCCAGGTTTGCGAAAATAATATCACCAGATTGTTCCATGATTTTTGCAACCATTACAAACCAATCTGCTTTTAAAGCAGGAATGAAATTTGTTAACGTTTCATTTTGAAATGCGTTACCAAATCCAAGTAAAATACCTGCTGCCGGCAAAATCGCTACTGGAAGCATAAGCGCTTTCCCGACTTTTTGAAGAACACCAAAGATCTTCTTAAACATGGAAATCCCTTCCTCTCTTATCTATATTGTACTTTTCGACAAACGCCAAAAAGGCATGAGGAAAAAAAGATAGAACGATAGCTATACAAAGGGTAGTATGTCCCTTTCTCTAGCTTACATTCCTGACTTTTCTCCACTCATGCCTGATCGAATCAGTAACACGTGTCAAAAATAGGTTTACGCATAAGTTCACTATTTTTAAAGCAAACGTTTTCGTTGTTCACCTTAACTTGTTTGTCGAATTTTGTATAACTTTGCATGACTTATTATACAAAACAATTGTAAGCGATTCAATCATTTTTTTTAACGTTTTCATTTTAGACAAAAATATATGTCTTTTACACGTGGTCTGCTTTTACTAATCTTTGCAAGTGCATTGTTAAATAAATACTTTCCGCTTCATATACAGGAAGCTGTAATTCTTTTTGCATCACCTTCACAAGCTTCCAAGCTAAATTATAACAAACTGGATACTCCGCTTTTAACAAATCAGCAAACCCTTGTGATTCTTCCACCTTTTCTCCCTTTTTCACTCGTTCAATTGCATATTGTAAATGACGAATAAGGCGTAAATAATGAATACTTTCTGGATCTAATGTAAGCTGTAGATTTGTTTCAATTATTGAAACAAGATTTGCAATAAGACGGGAGTTTTGATTAACAGCAGATACATCAGAATTTGTGAGTGAACTATAAATATGAAGTGCAATAAAGCCAATTTCCCCTTCTGGCAATGTAATTTGCAAACGGGAATTTAAAAGTTGTACAACTCCTTCAGCAATTTTGTATTCTTCTGGATACAGCATTTTTGTTTCAACTAAAAAAGGATTATCTATTGTAAAGCCCTGTTTCAGTCTTTTAATTGCAAAAGAAATATGATCTGTTAAGGCAATATGAATATGCTCGTTTAATGGTGACTGCGCCTTTCCTTGAATATACATCATAATATCGTTCATCAGTTCAATTAACTTTTCGCTCACATGTGGCACTAAAAGCTTATATTGTTCACGGTCACGTTCATTTTTTAAAACAAACATTTTTTCAATTTGCTCCGCCTTTAATACATCTTTCGTTTTCTTTCCAAATCCAATTCCCTTGCCAATCACTACTACTTCCTCATGTTCCTGATGACTCGCAATGATGACATTATTATTTAAAACTTTTTTAATTTCTAGATAACTATTCATATAACACCACCCTCGTACTTAAATAGCCTACTTTTATGTTACAGAACATCCTTCTTTTTCGTCAATGCAAAACATCTACCATTTTAGAAAAAGTCATTTTTTAGACATGGTTGCACGAGATGCGTATAATGTAAGAGCAAATGTACATAGAAAGGAGAAAGCAACATGATTAAAATGTTTGTAAGCGATATTGATGGTACAATGATGCAGCATGGAGGTATCATTGATCAAAAGGATATTGCCGCACTTCGTAGTCTCGCAGAGCAAAATGTAATCCTTTGTTTCGCCTCTGGTAGGCTGGATAATGAAATCGCTGGTTTAATGCAAGAGGTTGGTGCTCATTTTCACCGCATCAGTGTGAACGGCGTCTTTGTATATACACATGACAATAAACAACTATTGTCATCGACATTTGATTCAAATATTTTACCCGATTTGTTAGCCATGACAAAAGAGGAACCATATTTTCGTTATGTAAGTGATAAACATAATTATTACATCGAAGAAAAAACACCTTTTATCCATGAACTTGAAAAACAAGTCACAATGACTTCTGTTGAAGAACCGAATTTATTAGAAAAAATTGATGATACAATCTTCCCAAATAAAATTTCTGTTGGTGGTATGAAAGAGGACTTACAAGCCCTTCAGAAAAAAATTGATGAAAAATTCCATGGGAAGGTCAGTACTTTTATTTCCGCTGAACAATGCCTTGATGTTATGCCGCCCAATATTAGTAAAGGTTCAGCTATCTCCGTTTTATTACAAGAATTCCAAATGAATCCTGAGGAGATTGCTTGTATCGGTGACTCTTATAACGATATTCCAATGTTCGCACTAACCCCTCACAGCTTTGCCATGGCGCAAGCAGACGATGCAGTAAAGGAGCACGCACATTATATCGTAAACTCTGTAAAAGACGCTGTAGAACAAGTGATAGCTTACAACTCAAAACAAAACAAAAATACGACTCACTCCCTGTAAGGATGAGTCGTATTTTTATTTCTCTACATACCTAATGAATTGAAAGTTTAATGTATTTCACAAAATAAAATACACTACTTGTTTCGTGAAATACTCGTAATGAACTTATAACGATCACCACGATAAATACATTTCACGTATTCTAACGGTAATTCACCTTCTGCATATGACCATTGTCTCATGACAAGCACAGGTGCTTTTTTAGGTATATGCAGATGTTCCGCTTCATCATCCGTTGCAATTGAAGCTTCAATTGCTTGGGTAGCACGAACAAGTTTAAAGCCTAGCTTTTTCTCTAAATGTTCGTATAAAGATTGTTGCAAAATCTCTTCGTTAATATCTTTTACAAGAGTTGGCGACAAATATGTCGTCTCAAAAGCAATCGGTTCGTCATCGGCTAGACGAATACGTCTCACCTCATAGACTGATTCCCCCTCTTGAATTCTAAGCCGGTCTGCTACTTTAGCAGTAGCTGGAACGAGATGAAAGCTTAATAGCTGACTGCTCGGTTTCATACCACGGGAAATCATATCTTCTGTAAATCCCGTCATTCCTTGCAGTTTTTGCTCCACTTTTGGAAGCTGAACAAACGTTCCAATTCCACGCTTTCGATATAAATACCCTTGTTCCACTAAATTATTAATTGCCTGTCTGATCGTCATGCGACTTACTTCGAACTTATCACAAAGTTCATTCTCAGATGGAATTTTATCTCCCGGCGTCCATTCACCGTCCTCAATTAGCTGTTTCACCCACTCTTGAATCTGATAATAGATCGGAAATGGTGAATACTTGTCGATGTTCATCAGCAATCGCCTCACTGCATAAAGATAGAGCTTCTGGATCTGTGATTACGGTTACATTCGGATGACGTTGCAGCACTGTAGCAGGACACGCTTCGCTATACTCACCTTGCAATAATTCTTTGATTGCTTCTGCTTTTTTCGGTCCCATAGCAACAAGTAGGATTTTTTTCGCTTTCATAATGCTTCCAATCCCCATTGTAATTGCATGGGTTGGTACATCTTCTTCTTTTTCGAAGAAACGAAGGTTTGCTTGGCGTGTAGACTCTGTTAATTCTACAATGTTAGTTGGAGAATCAAAAGATGTTCCTGGTTCGTTAAATCCGATGTGACCGTTTTCACCGATTCCAAGAATCTGTAGATCAACTGGGTTAGCTGCTAGAATGCCTTCATAACGCTTGCACTCTTCTTCTAAATCACTTGCCATCCCGTTTGGTACATAAGTTTCTTTAAAGGGAAGATGATTAAACAACTGTTCTTGCATAAAATAATGATAGCTGTTTTTATCTTCGTGTGGTAAATTTACGTACTCATCTAAGTTTACAGTGGTTACACGGCTTGTATCAAGTTTATTTTTTCGCATTTCTGCATAAATACCAAGTGGAGAGCTTCCTGTAGCCATTCCTAACGTTGGATTTTCCTTTGAATTTACAACTTCTTCAATTAATTTATAACCTGCTTTTGCTAATTCTTCTGGCGTTTTTACAACAAGAATATTCATCTATTTACTTCCCTTCCTTCATATGAATTCCTAATCGAACCGTATCATATACATGTAAATCTTCCGTCATGACAACAAAGTCCGCATCTTTTCCTACTGTTAATGCACCTTTATTCGTTAATCCAAACTCTTCTGCTTGGTTAACTGATGTCATAAGTACAGCATCCTCAATTGAACATCCTGTAAATTCAATTACATTTCGGAGTGCTTGGTCCATTTTCAAGATACTACCCGCTAACGTTCCGTCTTCTAAACGAGCGCTACCATCTTTCACATGTACAGGCTGTCCACCAAGTTCATACAATCCATCTTCTAAACCTTTTGCACGCATCGCATCAGTAATGACACTTACTTTTTTAGGACCTTTTAATTTATATGCTAATTTCACCATATCTGGGTGAATGTGAATACCATCTGTAATAACTTCAACCATTACATTTGGGTTCAATAACACGTGACCGACAACACCTGGTTCACGGTGATGTAAACCGCGCATTTGATTGTATAAGTGTGTAGCATGTGTAATGTTTCTATTTTTCAATTGTGCATCAATTGCATCTGTATGTCCCATTGTGCCAACAACACCAGTTTCAGCAAGATACTGTTCAAACTCTACCGCACCCTCTTCTTCTGGCGCATACGTTACTAACTTAATTAAATTACCGCTTGCTTCTTGCCATTGTTTAAATTGTTCAATATTCGCAGGAACGATATGCTCAAGTGGCTGTGCTCCTGCACGTTTTTTTGAAACATACGGTCCTTCTAAATGAATATATTCAAAATGCGCTCCTTTTTCTTTTGCTTCTTGTGCAGCACTTAAAGCCGCTTCGATCGCTTCTGGCGCTTGTGTCATTGTTGTTGGGAAGTAAGTTGTAACCCCTTCTTTTAACATTTCTTTACCCAGAGTTACTAATCCATCGCTATTTGCATCCATCGCATCAATATCGTATCCACCATGAATATGAACATCGATCATACCTGGAATCACAATTTTTCCTTCTGCGTCAAAAACCGTTTCATTTTCTTGTGATACATATTGAGCCATCAAACCAATTTCTTCAATTTTTTCTGCGTAACGAATAAATCCACTTTCCATTACTTCGTGACCTGTATAAACTTTGGCATTGATGACAACTTGCGTTTTCATTTTCATCGATCCTTTCCCATGAAATACCTACTTGTTATTATTACCTATTTGCCTAATCCCATCTTAATATATACACGAGTAGTTGTCTATACATTAAAAGTAAATTTCCTCTTCTATAAATAAAAAAGGAAATTTACTTTACACTAAGTATAATATATATTATTCATTTTTTCCAAAAGAAGACAGTGAGCCTTTTAAGAATTTTGGTAGCGATTTCTTATTTTTTAGATTCTCAACAAATATTACTTACTGCATTACCTTAATAGTGGAAGTGGCAAATTAGACCACATTACAATATGCTCTCCATCTGTTTCAATTTCTACCGTTTGTTTATCTGTTGTATATGTCATCACACCATGTCTCTTTAACCTTTTTACTACACTTTGATGTGGATGCCCATATGGGTTTTTTTTATCGTAAGAAAGAATAGCGAATTGAGGATTTGCCTTTTCTAAAAGTTCTTCACTAGTTGACGTATACGAGCCATGATGACCTACTTTTAAAACATCTGCATGTACATCATACTGCTTTATTATTTTCTTTTCAGTTTGTATATCCGCATCTCCCATTAATAAAAAATCAGCTTTATTATATCGAACTTTTAAAATAATTGATGATTCATTATTTTCATCCTTTGACTTTCCATTATTTAAAACCTGGATTGAAACTTGGGGATCTAATGGAATATACTGTCCCTGTTTTACCCGAACAAATGGAATACCCCTCTTTTTAACATCATTCCTATACGTATGATATGTAAAAGAACTATAGGTTTTACCGCTATCTAATACAAGCGACACTGGCATTTGTTCTATAATTGGTATAAGCCCACCTATATGATCCATATCTGGATGAGTTCCTACCACAACGTCTAAATGATTAATTCCCTTTTCAACCAATTTTTGAATGATTACCTCTCCTGCTTCATAAGGTCCTCCATCAATTAACATTGTTTGACCATTCGGTAAAATAATAAGTGTCGCATCACCTTGTCCTACCTTAAAAAAGCTTACTTTCATTCTCCCTAAATGCAGACGTTTCATAGAAAAAGAGGACGCAGTATGAACAGACGTCATATATCTCTTGGCAGATGTGCTGTTTAATGAAAAACATAATAAAACAGAAACTAACAATAGAATAAT
Coding sequences within it:
- the nagA gene encoding N-acetylglucosamine-6-phosphate deacetylase, encoding MKTQVVINAKVYTGHEVMESGFIRYAEKIEEIGLMAQYVSQENETVFDAEGKIVIPGMIDVHIHGGYDIDAMDANSDGLVTLGKEMLKEGVTTYFPTTMTQAPEAIEAALSAAQEAKEKGAHFEYIHLEGPYVSKKRAGAQPLEHIVPANIEQFKQWQEASGNLIKLVTYAPEEEGAVEFEQYLAETGVVGTMGHTDAIDAQLKNRNITHATHLYNQMRGLHHREPGVVGHVLLNPNVMVEVITDGIHIHPDMVKLAYKLKGPKKVSVITDAMRAKGLEDGLYELGGQPVHVKDGSARLEDGTLAGSILKMDQALRNVIEFTGCSIEDAVLMTSVNQAEEFGLTNKGALTVGKDADFVVMTEDLHVYDTVRLGIHMKEGK
- a CDS encoding ComEC/Rec2 family competence protein, with translation MKVVRIILLLVSVLLCFSLNSTSAKRYMTSVHTASSFSMKRLHLGRMKVSFFKVGQGDATLIILPNGQTMLIDGGPYEAGEVIIQKLVEKGINHLDVVVGTHPDMDHIGGLIPIIEQMPVSLVLDSGKTYSSFTYHTYRNDVKKRGIPFVRVKQGQYIPLDPQVSIQVLNNGKSKDENNESSIILKVRYNKADFLLMGDADIQTEKKIIKQYDVHADVLKVGHHGSYTSTSEELLEKANPQFAILSYDKKNPYGHPHQSVVKRLKRHGVMTYTTDKQTVEIETDGEHIVMWSNLPLPLLR